The Cronobacter sakazakii genome has a window encoding:
- a CDS encoding autotransporter domain-containing esterase — MSFSLSGLSLQVGLALGLACGVAAPAAAWDNLYVFGDSLSDTGNNGRYTFDSNRYPLYDEILAQKYGLTLAPSDKGGNNYAAGGGVAVPALGTDNTQEQVQRYLSQTNGRADRDGLYIHYVGGNDLGAAVLQPLQAQSIVTGSATAAASQVRTLLNAGAGTVIVPTVPDVSATPTLIETVVQLGTAGNSAALQAAFASLGNAQTPTLAARDEAIRNAFYAAAGEVSPVPALSKALGDGLYAAYQAAAEQVSALSQLYNATEEQALVANGGGNIVRADINAIFNEILANPGQFGITNTAGMACPPGLSAADCTSSSAGFNGRQAWLFADHLHPSPQVHRLMAEYIQSILAAPAQVALLNKATAAQVQNSRATLDSRYQQRRTEQAEQGSAGIFGGYSGEYARYTKNETGDGSANTNNLTIGADYRVTDNWLVGALIAGSLDDQRPTDNLSYDARGYQAALFTAVDFGPGWVNADVHWLKGEYRNIQRRVELGPLTRVETGETDARLWGARLTAGLDLPVTRALTTGPVVQYAWDYSHVDGYSEAGDDSTAMRFRDQNFHSQIGSIGWRLDADIGPVKPYAQVDYKHQFGDSVWRGQGGLKSTSLTFSRDGAQDDKNWMDITAGASVALSSNVSAFAALSQTAGLSSGEQTRYNIGLSASF, encoded by the coding sequence ATGTCTTTTTCACTCTCTGGTCTTTCCCTGCAGGTAGGGCTGGCGCTGGGCTTAGCCTGTGGCGTTGCCGCGCCCGCCGCCGCGTGGGATAACCTCTACGTCTTTGGCGACAGCCTGAGCGATACCGGCAACAATGGCCGCTACACGTTCGACAGCAATCGTTATCCGCTGTATGACGAAATCCTCGCGCAAAAATATGGCCTGACGCTTGCGCCCTCGGATAAAGGCGGCAATAACTACGCCGCAGGCGGCGGGGTGGCGGTGCCGGCGCTTGGCACAGACAACACTCAGGAGCAGGTGCAGCGCTATCTGAGCCAGACGAATGGCCGGGCGGACCGCGACGGGCTCTATATCCACTATGTGGGCGGTAACGATTTGGGTGCCGCGGTGCTGCAACCGCTACAGGCGCAATCCATTGTGACCGGCAGCGCCACGGCGGCGGCGTCGCAGGTGCGCACGCTTTTAAACGCGGGCGCAGGCACGGTGATTGTGCCAACGGTGCCGGACGTCTCGGCAACGCCGACGTTAATTGAAACCGTTGTTCAGCTGGGAACGGCCGGTAACAGCGCCGCGCTACAGGCTGCGTTCGCGTCGCTTGGCAACGCGCAAACCCCGACACTCGCCGCGCGCGATGAGGCGATTCGCAACGCGTTTTACGCGGCGGCGGGAGAAGTGAGCCCGGTTCCGGCGCTTTCGAAGGCGCTTGGCGACGGCCTCTATGCGGCGTATCAGGCGGCCGCTGAACAGGTCTCTGCGTTAAGCCAGCTCTATAACGCGACCGAGGAGCAGGCGCTGGTCGCGAACGGCGGCGGCAATATCGTGCGTGCCGATATCAACGCCATTTTCAATGAAATCCTCGCGAATCCGGGCCAGTTCGGCATTACCAATACCGCGGGTATGGCGTGCCCGCCGGGCCTTTCCGCCGCTGATTGTACGTCGTCGAGCGCCGGGTTTAATGGCCGTCAGGCGTGGCTCTTTGCCGATCATCTGCATCCGAGCCCGCAGGTGCATCGCCTGATGGCCGAATATATCCAGTCTATACTCGCCGCTCCGGCGCAGGTGGCTCTGCTGAATAAAGCGACGGCGGCGCAGGTACAGAACAGCCGCGCCACGCTCGACAGCCGTTATCAGCAACGCCGTACTGAACAGGCGGAACAGGGCAGCGCGGGCATTTTTGGCGGCTACAGCGGCGAATATGCCCGCTACACCAAAAATGAGACCGGCGACGGCAGCGCCAACACCAACAATCTGACGATCGGCGCGGATTACCGGGTGACAGACAACTGGCTGGTCGGCGCGCTGATTGCCGGATCGCTCGACGATCAGCGCCCGACCGATAACCTGAGCTACGACGCGCGCGGTTATCAGGCGGCACTCTTTACCGCGGTCGATTTCGGGCCTGGCTGGGTCAACGCCGATGTCCACTGGCTGAAAGGCGAATACCGCAATATCCAGCGCCGCGTGGAGCTCGGGCCGTTGACGCGCGTTGAGACGGGCGAAACGGATGCCAGACTCTGGGGTGCGCGCCTGACCGCCGGGCTGGATCTGCCGGTGACCCGCGCACTCACGACCGGGCCGGTGGTGCAGTACGCGTGGGATTACAGCCACGTGGATGGGTACAGCGAAGCGGGCGACGACAGCACCGCGATGCGCTTTCGCGATCAGAACTTCCATTCGCAAATCGGCAGCATCGGCTGGCGTCTCGATGCCGATATCGGCCCGGTGAAACCGTACGCGCAGGTGGATTACAAACACCAGTTCGGTGATTCGGTCTGGCGCGGTCAGGGCGGGTTGAAGTCAACATCGCTCACTTTCAGCCGCGACGGGGCGCAAGATGATAAAAACTGGATGGATATCACCGCCGGTGCCAGCGTCGCGCTAAGCAGTAATGTGTCGGCGTTTGCGGCGCTGTCGCAAACCGCAGGGCTTAGCAGCGGCGAGCAGACGCGCTATAACATCGGCCTCAGCGCCTCGTTCTGA
- a CDS encoding alpha,alpha-trehalase, producing MFQQTTRLPFTEELAEKARMDPESGEIIPDTRDVEPQPESIEGMPSPDALTPADRYLELFEHVQASRIFADSKTFPDCAPKVSPLTILMNYRQAKRLPNFDLRRFVEEHFYFPVINTNPYVSDPNRTLTEHIDNLWPILTRQPHEHLENSSLLPLPQAYIVPGGRFTETYYWDSYFTMLGLAESGRHDMLRCMADNFAWMIENYGHIPNGNRTYYLSRSQPPVFALMVELFEEDGVRGARRYLDHLLMEYAFWMDGADTLEPGQAFRHVVKMADGTVLNRYWDDRDTPRDESWREDVETAKLSGRPASEVYRDLRAGAASGWDYSSRWLRDPDRLASIRTTHFLPVDLNAFLYKLETAIANIAQLKGIPATATVFRKKAIDRREAVNRYLWDNDMGAFRDYDWRRGQLASFSAACVVPLYVGLASYAQADRIATNLRERLLCPGGILTTEVETEQQWDKPNGWAPLQWMAIQGLKNYGDDALADIIANNWLRTVKRFYNENHKLIEKYHIADYSPRPGGGGEYPLQDGFGWTNGVTRRLIALYGEP from the coding sequence TGAGAAGGCGCGTATGGACCCTGAATCGGGTGAAATTATTCCGGATACCCGCGATGTCGAGCCGCAGCCTGAATCGATCGAAGGCATGCCATCCCCCGACGCGCTGACGCCGGCAGACCGCTATTTAGAGCTGTTTGAGCATGTTCAGGCCTCCCGTATTTTTGCGGACAGTAAAACGTTCCCGGACTGCGCGCCGAAAGTGTCGCCGCTGACCATTCTGATGAACTACCGTCAGGCCAAACGCCTGCCGAACTTCGACCTGCGCCGTTTTGTCGAGGAGCACTTTTACTTTCCGGTGATCAACACCAATCCGTATGTCTCGGACCCGAACCGGACGCTGACTGAGCACATCGACAACTTATGGCCAATTCTGACGCGCCAGCCGCATGAGCATCTGGAGAACTCCTCTCTGCTGCCGCTGCCGCAGGCGTATATCGTGCCAGGCGGACGCTTTACCGAGACCTATTACTGGGATTCCTATTTCACCATGCTCGGCCTTGCCGAGAGTGGCCGCCACGATATGTTGCGCTGCATGGCCGATAACTTCGCCTGGATGATTGAAAACTACGGGCATATTCCGAATGGCAACCGCACCTATTATCTGAGCCGCTCGCAGCCGCCGGTGTTTGCGCTGATGGTGGAGCTGTTTGAAGAGGACGGCGTGCGCGGCGCGCGGCGCTATCTTGATCATCTGCTGATGGAATACGCGTTCTGGATGGACGGTGCCGACACGCTGGAGCCAGGCCAGGCGTTTCGCCATGTAGTGAAAATGGCCGACGGCACGGTGCTTAACCGTTACTGGGATGACCGCGACACCCCGCGCGATGAATCCTGGCGCGAGGATGTGGAAACCGCGAAGCTCTCCGGGCGTCCGGCGAGCGAGGTCTATCGCGATCTGCGCGCGGGCGCGGCCTCCGGCTGGGATTACTCCTCCCGCTGGCTGCGCGATCCGGACCGCCTCGCGAGCATCCGCACCACGCACTTTTTGCCGGTGGATCTCAATGCGTTTCTCTACAAGCTGGAAACCGCCATTGCCAATATCGCGCAGCTTAAAGGCATTCCGGCGACCGCGACCGTGTTTCGCAAAAAAGCGATCGATCGCCGCGAGGCGGTTAATCGCTACCTGTGGGATAACGACATGGGCGCGTTTCGCGACTACGACTGGCGTCGTGGCCAGCTCGCGTCGTTCTCGGCCGCCTGCGTGGTGCCGCTGTATGTCGGGCTTGCCAGCTATGCGCAGGCGGATCGCATCGCGACGAATCTGCGTGAACGTCTGCTCTGCCCAGGCGGTATCCTGACCACCGAAGTGGAAACGGAACAGCAGTGGGATAAACCGAACGGCTGGGCGCCGCTCCAGTGGATGGCCATTCAGGGGCTGAAAAACTATGGCGACGACGCGCTGGCTGACATCATTGCCAATAACTGGTTGCGTACGGTGAAACGATTCTACAATGAAAACCATAAGCTCATTGAGAAGTACCATATCGCCGACTACTCGCCGCGCCCGGGTGGCGGGGGTGAATACCCGTTGCAGGACGGCTTCGGCTGGACTAACGGCGTTACGCGCCGCCTGATTGCACTGTATGGCGAACCGTAA